One Chiloscyllium plagiosum isolate BGI_BamShark_2017 chromosome 12, ASM401019v2, whole genome shotgun sequence DNA window includes the following coding sequences:
- the fundc1 gene encoding FUN14 domain-containing protein 1 isoform X1 produces MFMLYIRKINHCLYCSLSLGQNHDDDSYELVDLLEYSGRQEWWGRIFGQSSGPVAEKYSVATQLMMGGVTGWCAGFVFQKIGKLAATAIGGGFLLMQVANHSGYIKVDWKRVEKDVNKAKRQLRKKANKAAPEINTFIEESAEFVKKNIVLASGFVGGFLLGLAS; encoded by the exons ATGTTTATGTTGtacattagaaaaataaatcattgttTGTACTGTTCACTTTCCTTAGGGCAAAACCATGATGATGATTCCTATGAACTTGTAGATCTGTTGGAGTATTCAGGACGACAGGAGTGGTGGGGTCGTATTTTTGGACAGAGTTCAGGACCAGTTGCAGAGAAATATTCAGTTGCTACTCAATTAATGATGGGTGGTGTGACTGGCTG GTGTGCAGGTTTTGTGTTTCAGAAGATTGGCAAGCTGGCTGCTACAGCTATTGGTGGTGGGTTCCTTTTGATGCAG GTTGCAAATCACAGTGGCTATATTAAAGTGGATTGGAAAAGAGTTGAAAAAGATGTGAATAAAGCAAAACGACAATTGAGAAAGAAAGCAAATAAAGCTGCTCCTGAAATCAACACCTTTATTGAAGAG TCAGCTGAATTTGTGAAGAAGAATATCGTGCTGGCCAGTGGCTTTGTTGGAGGCTTTTTATTGGGACTGGCTTCTTAA
- the fundc1 gene encoding FUN14 domain-containing protein 1 isoform X2, translating to MAGRGGQNHDDDSYELVDLLEYSGRQEWWGRIFGQSSGPVAEKYSVATQLMMGGVTGWCAGFVFQKIGKLAATAIGGGFLLMQVANHSGYIKVDWKRVEKDVNKAKRQLRKKANKAAPEINTFIEESAEFVKKNIVLASGFVGGFLLGLAS from the exons GGCAAAACCATGATGATGATTCCTATGAACTTGTAGATCTGTTGGAGTATTCAGGACGACAGGAGTGGTGGGGTCGTATTTTTGGACAGAGTTCAGGACCAGTTGCAGAGAAATATTCAGTTGCTACTCAATTAATGATGGGTGGTGTGACTGGCTG GTGTGCAGGTTTTGTGTTTCAGAAGATTGGCAAGCTGGCTGCTACAGCTATTGGTGGTGGGTTCCTTTTGATGCAG GTTGCAAATCACAGTGGCTATATTAAAGTGGATTGGAAAAGAGTTGAAAAAGATGTGAATAAAGCAAAACGACAATTGAGAAAGAAAGCAAATAAAGCTGCTCCTGAAATCAACACCTTTATTGAAGAG TCAGCTGAATTTGTGAAGAAGAATATCGTGCTGGCCAGTGGCTTTGTTGGAGGCTTTTTATTGGGACTGGCTTCTTAA